The window GAAGCAGTGAAAGGGTGAGTGCGGAGGCGATGCTCGGTCTTCCCAAAGGGAGATTGAAGCTGGAAAGAACTTGGGTCTGTAGGGCGAGAAAGCGGTGCAACCAAGCGAGAGGTTGGGGCGCAGTTCTGCCACCACCCTCCCCCTGGGAGGGTCGATCGAAGCGAGGGGAGGGTTCAGCACTGAGTCCAGCGCGTAACCCTCCCCGGCCCGAAGCGGGCCGACCCTCCCAAGGGGAGGGTGAAGTGGAACCGCCCGGCTTTTGGGAGGGTTGAGCGAAGCGAGGGGAGAAGCTGGGAAGCACTTTGGTTTGTAGGGTGAGAAAGTGGTGCAACCAAGCGAGGGGTTGGATCGCAGTTCTGCCATCACCCTCCCCCTGGGAGGGTCGAGCGAAGCGAGGGGAGGGTTCAGCACTGAGTCCAGCGCGTAACCCTCCCCGGCCCGAAGCGGGCCGACCCTCCCAAGGGGAGGGTGAAGTGGAACCGCACGACTTTTGGGAGGGTGAAGTGGAGCCGCAGGAATTCTGGGGGGGGCGAGGTTGCAGTGGCTTGGGCTTTTGAGTCATCACTTGTACTCCGGCGCGGGAACTTGGGTCATGATTCGATCGATCACCGAATCGGAGTCGTCCGCCATGGTTAGCAATCGCACCGACAATACCGGGCGAGCGACTTTGGCAACGTCACTGGGTGTCACGAAGTCGCGTCCTTGGAGCACCGCCCAGGCTTGGGCAATTCGTTGCCACAGCAGCATGCCTCGCGGGCTCACTCCCAGCTGGATGGCTGGGTCGTTGCGAGTCGCCTCGACCAAGTCGACCAAGTATCCCTGGACCTTCGGATGAACCGATGTCGTTTGCACTTGCTGTTGAATCTGCATCAGTTCCGTCAACGACAACGTGTTGCATGCTCGCTCGTTGACGCTGTCGGCTCGTGCTGCGTTTTCAAGAATTCCAAGTTGAGCTTCGCGGTCGGGGTATCCGATCTGAAGTTTGATGGTGAAGCGATCCAGTTGAGCTTCGGGCAGCGGATAAGCACCGTGTGAGTCAATCGGGTTTTGCGTCGCGATGACGAGAAAGGTCTCGGACAACGAATGCGGTACCGAATCAATCGTGACCTGCCGTTCCGCCATCGCCTCCAGCAACGCGCTTTGAGTCCGAGGCGTGGTGCGATTCAGTTCGTCCGCCAACAGCACATCAGCGAAGACCGGTCCGGGATGGAACTCGAACTCGCGGGTCTTTTGATTGAACAAGTTGAATCCCGTCACGTCGGTTGGCAATAAATCCGGCGTGCACTGGATTCGGGCCAATCGTCCACCGAGGCAATCGGCGAGCGCTTTTGCCAGCGTTGTCTTGCCCGTGCCCGGCAAATCATCCAGCAGCAGGTGGCCTTGTGCGAGCAAGCAGGCGATGACCATTTCGATCTGCTCAGATTTGCCCAGCAGGACGCTTCCCAATTGGTCGCGTATTGCTTGCAACGCCGTTTGTGTTCGATCTTCTTGTTGGGTTGCCACACTCATGCCATTGTCTCGTTTGTCATCGATTTCAGTTGTTTTGTATTCAAGGCACGGACCAGCGAATTGAGTCGGCGACGATCGATCGGTGCGGGGTTTCCAAAGATGGCTTGGTCGGCGACGTCACAGAATTGTTGGACGTGATCACGCATTTGCAGATCGCGAACGACGAGAGCTTCCAGCCAATCGCGTTGTGGTTTCCCGGTCGGGCGAGCCTTGCCGATCAAGCTCGCACGGGTTTCCACAATTCGCATCGCGATTCCGAGCTGTTTTCGAGAAGGCAGCAGCAGCGAA of the Rhodopirellula baltica SH 1 genome contains:
- a CDS encoding AAA family ATPase, translating into MSVATQQEDRTQTALQAIRDQLGSVLLGKSEQIEMVIACLLAQGHLLLDDLPGTGKTTLAKALADCLGGRLARIQCTPDLLPTDVTGFNLFNQKTREFEFHPGPVFADVLLADELNRTTPRTQSALLEAMAERQVTIDSVPHSLSETFLVIATQNPIDSHGAYPLPEAQLDRFTIKLQIGYPDREAQLGILENAARADSVNERACNTLSLTELMQIQQQVQTTSVHPKVQGYLVDLVEATRNDPAIQLGVSPRGMLLWQRIAQAWAVLQGRDFVTPSDVAKVARPVLSVRLLTMADDSDSVIDRIMTQVPAPEYK